agtattttttgtttttattagGATTTGAACCTGAAACCTCACAGTTCTTAACCCACTTCAGTGACCACTAAACCACACTGTTGGGTGCTAAGACGAAGTTATACTTGATAAACACGAATGTATGATTCGCTATTCACAAACTGTTAGCAGAAAATGGAAAATTTTCTTCTTGGACAAAGCAAAAAACTCCAACATTAAAGTGCAAAGAGGACAAgttatttgtgtatatatatcaAGTGGGAGCTGGTAAAATTATAGTATTCTGAAACCAAGATACTTACAAAACTGCACATACCAAAAcaaattgaaaaaataaaataaaaaaaataacacaTGTATCCGTGGTACTAGGAGAATCATCATAGCTTTGTCTTATAATGACAAGTCTGATTAGCGAGCTTCCTGTTTAAAATATCAATATACAAATCACACGTAGTGCTAGTCTTCACATGAATCTTGAAAAGAACACGAACCACCCCAGACAACTTAACATAGGTTGTAAGTGGCAATATACCAGACCTAACATCAGAAAACAAACCGTTTGTCGAAAGCAACCGATCAGCCATAACAGTGAGAGTTATATTCATCGGACTTGTTTCACGTGCCCCTATTGATCCAGCTGGAACAGGGGCATCACCTATGGTTTGGCCTTTATATTGTAGGGTAGCTGAAGTCGGGTCGTATTTAAACCCGACGCGGTTGGGGTTTTTGACAGAGAGATCTGCTTGAAGTGTGATGTTTAGGTGCACTTGGAGACGTGTGATGTCGAAAGAGACGTCTAAGTCCTTTAGGGAAACGGAGTTAACAGTTGTGATGGGTTTTTTGGCTTTGAAAACTGTAAGGCCTAAGATGAGGAAGAGAAGACCAAGAAGGAGAATAACGGCAAGGCAGATGTAACAGCAGTTTCTTCCTCTTCTTTTAGGAGCCATTTCGGTGGATTTGTTGAAGGGTTTTGATTCCACGTCCATTTTGGTAAGTTAGGGACGAGAATGAGATTCAGATGCCTACACGGAAGCTGACAAAAACAGGTATAGGCATATATCAATTAAATGCCCAAACGCGTACTACTTTTGGGTAGAAAGTAAAAGCGGAATTAAATGCGGCAGCCCACATAGCAATTTCCCTTAACGCCGATCCTCACAACTACTAACTACTCTCTGTATGGCCTTGAGGATGCGTagtcaatgatgatataagatTCAAAGATGAAGTAAAAGAGAGGAGACGAATTGTGTTCTAAGTGAAAGGGATGGAGGTGCGACACATGCAACCATGAAATCGTTGACTCGGATTTGGGGAAAAGTATAAAAGGGAACATATCGTGGTTAATGTTCATGAAAAATGGAGTAACAACAAGTCAACAACAATAACTTACAAGTGTAAAATCACCTAGCGGGTCTGCGGAGGGTATAGGGGTTAATCCGAATCCCTTCACCAGAAAATTATACTATTTATATATGATTAACATTATGTTTTATGTATAAACACTATAAGAAAGAAGACatttgtcaattttttttattgcCATAGATAAACTATTATtagaaaaagtacttttgacaataatattttttttattgttgcataaacttttctCATCAGCTGTTATTGCAAtgacgtgcaacaacttttttattgttgccaaaagtattttttgcaacaacagtcaatactatgacaataaaattaaattattttgcaacaaaaaaaaagttcatttttaaaagattcatcatatatgccaacaataaaataaaatttttgccaaatattaaattttatcaactatattatttttgttACCAAAAGAGCTGTTGTCGTTTCTGTACTTTCTTATAGTgaaatagtagatgttgaacccttcTTGAACTTCTGCATGTGTTTACTTCTTCGTATTTTGAACCCCTTTATCGCAAATTCTGATTCTGTCATTgtgaggatagagtgtacgcagaacTTTAATCCTACTTGAAGGTACATATAGGCTGTTTGAAGAACTCATGAAAAATGGAGTATATTATAAAAAAATCAACTCAAATCTTATTTAATGGTAGTATTGATCTATATTCATAATCATACGAATCATTTTTCTCTTAATTAAAAAACCCCACTTTAAAGCGACAAGATAAGAATAACAATGAAAATCATAGTTAAAAAGATGATTTGGTACGGAGATCAGCCATTTCCCTTTCACTTTGAATATTTCATCCCCTTTGCCTACCTATTCCACCGCTCTATACGGTCTTCTATCTACTTATATGATTTACTATCTGATTTTCAAAGTCAGCATTATATTAGTAATTTGTTTTGTCACATCTACACGAGACTACgactttttatattttattttgtttttcttttcatgGTGAAGAACTGATGATGCAACATGTGCCACCTTTACTGTCTCTCATTGTTTTTTGGATTTCTTTTCCAGTAAGTTTAGATTGTCGAATTAGGGTGATTTGTACAAAAGGGATATTTTGGGGTCGGTATTTGAATTGATTTTACTTCTAATATGTAACATTCCGTAAAtccgggttaggtgtgaatgtgtaaaaattggtattaagatgacaatttagctatatgaatcctttcGGGATGAATTCGGATGAAAAAtagtcattttgaagtcaaaccaaattcTGAAGTTCATAAGAGCTCTTAAATTCATCTAAGTCTGAGAGACTTCTCACTTATGCCCAGTTTTCGGGTAGTTACGTTAGGAATCTGAGAAAACTCAaagcatgaaagttgtagatctttaaaTACCTTTCCTACCATATATTGTGGAGCTCAAACAGAGctacgtacaaaaagttatgcccgttttactgagcGAGGTCTGCCAGTCGTGTTGCAAGGGTGCCGCGATCAGAACCTCTCTCTGACCAAATTTTACTCATGTGCGGCACCCCCGCAATGCAGGGGTGGCGCATATGGTCCCACTCGCGATGGGCCCGCAACGCAAGGGTGTCGCGGCCCAGTATTTTTCTGATTCCGAATTTTATAAGTTTCCCATTTCGTTTTGATCGACTCTTTAAGAGGAACCAACCCTAAAACTTCCCCAAAACATTTAAGGTAAGTTCTTAATCAATTCTCATAATTACTActtcaatctaacatcaaattgatcctagttcatctctccaaaccccaGGTTCTTGAAAACTCAAGAGAGTAGAAGAAGGGACGCGTAGAACTTCGTCTAAAAGGTATGAACTTTGGTTTTCCTGATATAATTGATGACTTTTAGGCTAGtatagtgttataccccgtactttATATGTTGAGTCTCGCCGTGAGTTAGCTGACGTGGATTTAGGAAGTGAAATTTTCGTCAAGGTCATAAGAGATTCTACATGTTCATTCTATGTGTATGAGGATTTAATTCATGTCTAACAAGTATCGGAAAaattggaggttgaacgaatcaAAGGAACGAGTGTGACAGCTGGGGAGTTCGACACCCATcttgttacacccctcgtcttcgtagtagtagaacctatggtttcctagccgggtatgcccttggaatagagacccgagtcCTAGTTGGAGATAGGAAGTGCCTTACCCCGAGTACAAGAGCACCAGTATGCATTCTGGGtaatttacagagttagaagttgagcgaatcaagtcgacgcgattggaactgaaccagaaaacttgcaggacaccagtcatcgtcgacgggtcgtcgacatgttcaaCGGACCGTCGACGTGCGGCGTTGATAGGATTCCGCAgccatgcatctgcaggcgcaggtcacgggcaagtcgacggaccgtcgacacgttgacgggccgtcgacccgctcattgaaccggaccgctgtagcttttttggcttccaagtataaaatTGTGGGTCACGAGTTCATTTCATATTTTTTTCCTTCCAAAAACCAGAAAACCCTAAtacattctctcccaatattttccatcatattagtgaggatttgacaagacccggaccccgtaaacccgagatggtgaagaagaaggttactTCTagagtttcttcaagttgtggagtttagggagtttaggttgaagtgattcttgacccctcaaggtatgtaaatgatttctacccttgtatttaagttgagtatcaagagttttagtgattctaagtaaagagggggtagttgtgaaagtggtaagttgataaAAGACAAAATAGTGACTTAgggttgttttaagagatgatttgGGGTTGGATtggaatatattttgatatataagtattgttattgttgtcatgGTTGGTATTaagtgaatgagaagttgaagggttgttaagctatgagagaaatgttgcctatgattcgttaagctctctatgcatcgaaaggaggttagtaagtgaagtacatagtctaatgaaggtttatgttatcttaattgtagatttaccagtcgagaagtaggagttggttgagttgatatacgtcaaggtatgttaaggctatcctttccttcttttggcatgatcctatgatgtgatccaacaagcgagtaagcgagatttcatattactctactcttagaagtattaggagtatttcagtctttgatgttcatgtacccctttatgattattccttttgttcatgggtctAGTTTTATgtctacagttattcatgcattacattcatttatatatatatatatatatatatgtatgtatgtatgttgacccgtgaccagaaggcgttatatacgcaagtattatatgtgtatggggtatggaaaggagcaggcgtcatatacgcattaccacctgatctgctggtgcactatgatgacgatatgagaatcaggctgccaGTAttgcagcaatgtatatgatgatggccgcagagaggccgatatgatatgagaaaagggacaggcgttatatacgcacctatatacggacaggcgttatatacgcacctatatacagatgtatgaccttcGTTGATAGGCATGAGcctgcatattatgcgcccacagaggcattgtcagttatacaggttTGCGCAGATTCaagcagatactagttcatacaagtacatgcattcagttatttcagcttatgagttcagatcttatccatgattctcatgtgtttacatatatatgatgttgctcttatgctttacatgctcagtacattatccgcaCTGAATCcacgttgctcggggggctgcgttcatgcccgcaggtacagggagatagacaggtggtccagctcagtaaaaCCTCTAGATCTAGTAGTGgtcggtacgctccattcgatccggagctacagtcagttttggtatgccccttttgagatgtgtatgcatatgagtatgacggggccctgtcccgtcctttctacagctttcgttccagtagaggtctgtagacagttgtatgtattagtcagatgacgtagccttgtcggctctattcttttgtacagtatatgtagcagcctatcTGGCTGGcattgttcttccgcatgttgtgtatatatgtacgcagattgtacagagttctgatgtttcctttttatgagattagtttgtgccatttatgggcctttgatgttcagtatgtttcagataaatatttaggggtgtttggtcgctgaGGCCAggctcccgtcacggctcatcgggttgggtcgtgacacatctcGGCGGACCGTAGAAGATTGACGGTCCGTCAATCTCCACAGTCGAACCATCATCAGAGAGTCAGCTCTGATTAGGCAGTTTGACGCCACCACTTGACGGTCGTCGAGCAGATCGACGGTCCGTGGAGTTGACCGTTGAAGTTGAGGCGGTGTAAATTTTCTCTTTGTTATAAATAAAAGGGACCACGACCTTGGGGCTCATTTTCACCAAAAATCAAATTCTTCTAGACCCTATAAGCTCTCTCAACCATGCTAAATCCTCCATAAACATCTTAAGCTAATTCAAGTAAAAATCAAGTATTAAAACCCTAAGCTAGTtcatggaagatgattgttcttgcttttagttgaagttgtgagGGATTTGGTTTTAAAGAAAAATTGTGCGGGTTGAAGTTCtttaagtataaggtatgttcttccctTTATTacttatattgagttgattttGGAGGTTAGTAAGTCATAAAAGTGAAAAGAATCATGGTAGAAAAGGTCATAAAGTATTCTGTTGTAATTGTTGGCTATGAATGGAATTTGAACGGAAGTTTTGGACTGATTTGAGTGtaatttgaatataatctcttgactatggaattgttgatgttgatattgtttgggagttgttttgaagctTGGAGTAAGTGAGTGATACAGGGGGAAATGTTGCTTGAATTTCGCTAGcttaccaattaatttagtttgaccttatgagaTTTTCAATGACTTGACCTTAgtgcgaatcatcttgaatgtagatttgcaagttcgggaggataggcgttgagtagttaaggagatgacaaggtatgttaaggctatccttttctttcttatggcatgatcttatcAATACTAACTCATTCACATGATATCCATAGTGTCCTTATTTCTAGAAATACTACaaagcttatggttcttgatgttcttatgatattattgatctttgtcttatgattattgatcttatcttatgattattgatcttattgttacacctcccgttttcATCGCAAGAAAGCCCTTGGCTTATACCCTTAGCATGGAGATCCGTACCCgagttttgagatattaagtgttTTACCCTATGTACCGGAGTATAAGTAGGTGTCCTTTGCAGTTTATAAGATCAGAAgattgaacgaatcgaatcgacgtgaaTTGGAATGACTcaggaaaatctgcagacaccagtcaactCCGacgtcgacggcccgtcgatctGCACCGTCAATATTGCCTCAGTCTTTGAACTCTCAGGTGGAAAGTTGACGGAGCACGTCGACGAGCGACTCGTCGACGAGCGACTCGTCGAcgccctgtcacgacccgactaggggccatgacgggtacccggggctaactaccgagcactgctcatgttactattcatcatactcatcctgcattCATTCATTAGTCTTATGCTTATAATCATAGAAGAACcattttcacttgaaacatatttacctttatatacataaacccttcggctatcaaaataatatacataccataaggacatcgtgagaccatactacccacacatacgtatctacgagcctctactagagtactagacatatggacgggacaggaccttgTCATGCCcaaattatatatacacaaaataatacgcaatggcacctccggaactatggagtgctttcaaagtgtgctgatagctcctatgaatctggatcacctccctgtctacctgtgggcatgaacacagcgtccaaagaaaaggacgtcagtacgagcattgtactgagtatgtaaggcataaacaacaacaatatatcaatgaaatagggAGACATCAAGTGGAGAACAACCTGTAACTAACTGTAAATTTTGATAGAAATAAAGCAtgctaactcacttcataaacgtcatcatatcatgtatgcatatctatataagcttcccaaccatataggtacggtgtgatcatcattagcccgcatccaggcctcccgcgtccggggtaaccatctcatgccgcccactagtggtgtctgcccatgccatttagacatggtgtataccctgcccgccttagcggtgtctgcccggccatataggcgcggtgtgatatcatcatcatgtacccatcataatgcatgcataggaactcaaagacaactatactttatcagggtgacataaggtcgtgaacccccgattccattatggagcattcataacattctgcctcaccttgaaggaattagcatataaggtgagtgtatacaataaacaacatcaatggattatAGCTAGAATTAttagctttagaatctttaggcttagctcgtcatcatcactatcatgctcatttctctatctcatgtgaagctctttataatcatagactcataattaaCGGGATGTATGAAAGTCATAGGAAAAATAGGcgaattcatgccataggagtcatgccttagaaataagggactagccttacataccttttcgtttagctacactATCGCTTGAACATTCGCCTCCAAtgatctcgtttctaccttcaagagagttcgtattatcaTTAGCTAATCGACCACaagaacatgctcaactaaagctagagaaaattggcagcatttcctttgtttatacaactttcctcatatcatatatcaactcccaaacgtctataataacattcacaacatcataagcaacaatcttcatacacctatattatccatattctccaGTTTCATTTCacatcatccataaccatggtcatagtaccCCATTACATTTATATATTCACATATAAattttatcccatgttcttaatatcatttataacataattataataacaacatatcaagaatcatgactcattccaagctactactcaaaatgccattattctcatctttgtaatccattttctatctccttttataatctaagtctttcaacctctcaataccttataCAACATAgaatgaccataaaacttaccttagatagtatgGGAACGAgtcttgggtggaaatacttcacttgagccaaaaccctagttcacttccaatgaaatttcttgccttagatgaaccctaatgagtttcttgcacttgattctcttggatttatgatacAAACCTTTGATTTCCTatgtattcttgaagatgaagtatgtggaaccttctagaggtcttgagagagacgaagaagtgtgggaaatgaaattaataaagtgggaacacatttatataattgaacttaactccacccgtcgggacttccacggacacttatacggtccgtataagtggtcgtggttcaccatcagtcAAAACACcacttctgttgggtgttatacggacccttatacggaccgtataagtcggtcgtataaccctaTTTCCCTGATATGATGTCCATTGTTcggttgatctccaatccttatggaaccttcttgacacttgccTAAAACTTTAttgacaatctaagggacgttataactcttctccaagacatcattaagtcatccttaacttgttactcgtaaatcttttccgatacataacgtataccttgccttttttggtaaactttcttctcttgcctcgaatgtctttgaaatatcaattagggtcatcaaatgctatctcttacttatcgaaacatcgtatacttcgtgcccttagTTAGTCAATTCACTAtgcatc
The nucleotide sequence above comes from Lycium barbarum isolate Lr01 chromosome 3, ASM1917538v2, whole genome shotgun sequence. Encoded proteins:
- the LOC132630851 gene encoding uncharacterized protein LOC132630851 is translated as MAPKRRGRNCCYICLAVILLLGLLFLILGLTVFKAKKPITTVNSVSLKDLDVSFDITRLQVHLNITLQADLSVKNPNRVGFKYDPTSATLQYKGQTIGDAPVPAGSIGARETSPMNITLTVMADRLLSTNGLFSDVRSGILPLTTYVKLSGVVRVLFKIHVKTSTTFHLLTLKSKTARKNIRYQSLRAQAFLIINLGKFGDALLSAMNLV